The nucleotide sequence TTCAGGGGTTGTTGAGTGGTGTTTCAGAGGGTGCATGTCACTTTTGCCCTCACCCTAAATCCCTCTCCCAATTTGGGAGAGGGACTTTGAGATGGCTCGGCTCCCCTTCTCCCAACCTGGGAGAAGGGGCTGGGGATGAGGGCCTGCAAAGGTGACATGATCCCGTTTCAGACCGGTTGGTTTTGTTTGTAGGGACGGTTTTTATACCCTGAAACTTCACCACAGAGACACAGAGGGCAGAGAGGAATGGCGCTGCTCTCTGTGTCTGTGTTGTTCGATCGCCAACCAGCCAGTTCCCTAATCCTGCTGGTGAGAAAATTTGTAAGCCCCAATGGCAGATAGGACAATCGCGATCGCCAGCAAAATCGGGATGGAATACCAGGGGAACTGAGCCAGGGGCAGGTAGGCAGCGGCTCTCAGCCCCAGGCTGGTATAGGTGAGGGGTAACAGGTAAACGATAGCTTTGAGAATCACTGGCAACGTTGCCGGATCAAAAAATGTAGCCCCCAGAAATGACATGGGCACAATCACAAAGTTGTTGTAAATACCGACGCTTTCCAGCGACTGAACGCTCAACCCTACAATCACACCCAGCCCGGCGAAAACAGCGCAGTTCAGCACCAGTACCAGCAGAAACAGGGGATTTACGAAACTCCAGATTCTGCCAGTAAAAAGAATCGCCACCAGAATTACTGAACCGGATGTCAGCAACCCACGCACAATTCCTGCCATCATTTTGCCGAGGTATAGTGCCAGGGGATGAACCGGCACCAGCATCAGTTCTTCAAAGGTTTTGCTGAAGATGCGATCCCCACAGATGGAAAATGTCGTCCCACCGAAACTAATCACCATGGAGGAAAGGGCCACCATTCCCGGCAAAATGAACTCCAGGTAAGAGTTCCCCGCTGCCGGCGTGACTGCCCGGTCCAGAGCACTGCCCAATCCCAGGCCAAATCCCACAATATAAATCAGGGGCGATACCAGCCCGGAAGCCATCACCTGAGTAATTCTGACTCGTAGATCCAGCCAGTCTCCCCAGAAGATGGTGAGGGAGTCGCTCCAAAGGGTCTGAAGCACAGACTTACGACGCTGCCGATGGGGGGTTGAGGAAGGGGCCACAATTGCAATATTTCTTCACCATTCCTCTATTGTGGGTTCAGATGACTGAAAAAGACAAGGGGGCGATCGTGGTTTGTACCACGATTAAGGGCAGAGAAGCCACTACCGACACAGAACCCGGCGCATATTTTTCAGGTTGTCTGGTAAGTCAAGCTGAATGGCCTGTTGAATGAACATGGAGGGCACTGGAATACTTGGAGTTGCCTGGACGAAATAACTCAGGAGAGTACCCTTCCCGTGGTCTTGCAGGTACAAATCGGCATAGAAATCATTGAAACTGCCTGACTCCAGGTAAAACTGAACTCGCTGTTGTCTGGTTTCAACGGCCTTGAGATAAATATCTGCGTTGGCCGTAAAGAGGAAAAAGTTTTTGCTGGCAACCTGGTAAAGGCGTTTGATTGTCCTGGTGCCTGCAACGTCATCTTGATGGAGCACATCGCTGCGTGTAATGGCAGGGAAGTAGTTGACCCATTGGGGATAGTCAGTCAACTGTTCCCAGGCGATCGCCCGTTCAACAGGCAGATACAGGCGGGCATTCACAGCCGCGCCCCAATCGGTGTGGGATTGGGTTGTCAGCAGGATTTCGCCTTTGAGCAGGGCTGGCAGACGGGGATTGTCTTGAAGTGGTTTTAGAGTGGGAGAGTAGACAGGGCTGGATAAAGTGGCGGTCATCAGGTGAATGTCTCTCAAATGGTAGAAGTGAATCTGAAGCAAGGTTGCTGAGGACTTCAGTGGAAGGGGGCAACCATGATGAGTGCACCCTGCTATACAGACCTTACCCTTGCTCCATTAAAAAGTGTTGCAGAGGACCATGAAGATTTGGAAAACTTTCTGTTAGAACCAATAGTTCCCTCAGAGAGTTTTTGGATCAACGTTTAACATCGACGTTTAACCTGGCCTGCCGTGGCACAATAGGGGCGATCGATGGTATTTTCGGGTCTGCATGTTGGGCTGACGGAGGCAGAACTGGTGGGTGGAACTCCTAACCTTGTAATCTCGATTGTTCTATACATTCTTGGCATCATGCTGGTGTTAACGGCGGTGCTCATCCTGCTGAAGGGGCTGGGGATAGTAACTACATTGCCCAATTATGCAATCTGGTCCCTGGTGTTGCTCTCTGTTGGAATGGGTATTCTTGGCGGCATCCGCAGCAGCCAGAGGAGGTAGATCGATCATGGCAAGGGCGCTAAAGTCAAGCACAAAGGCATTCCTGACGGTGTTGATGATGACACTGGCTGTCTGGATTTTGCGGGGCATAGGAATTTTGACCTTCATTCCTGGCTGGGTTTTATGGGCACTGATTTTGCTGTGTGTGGCAACGGCAGTGGTCAGTGCGGTACGGTAAGAATGAATTTTCAGACTGGTGAAGGAGCCTCCGGGCTATCCCATTCGTTGGAAAACCCTGTTCCTGCGGCGATCGCCCTTGGCAGTAATTTGGGAGATTCACTGACCACGCTGGAATCTGCACTTGAAGTATTGGGTCAGACGCCAGGGATTTTACTGGAAGCCCGATCTCACTGGTACCGGACAAAGGCAGTGGGTCCCCCCCAGCCTAATTACCTGAATGGTTGTGCCCTGCTTTCAGTCATTCTGACTCCCCAGGCGCTCTTGCAGGTGCTGCTGCAAATCGAGGCAACATTCGGGCGTGTCCGGCGAGAACGGAATGGACCCAGAACCCTGGATCTGGATTTGTTATTGTTTGATAATTGGGTGCTGGAAACGTCTGATCTCCAGATTCCCCATCCCCGGATGAGAGAACGGGCCTTTGTACTGGTGCCCCTGGCAGAAATTGCTCCCGACTGGGTAGAACCAGTTTCAAGAAAGGCGATCGCGGAACTCGTCCAAACGGTAGACTGTTCAGAGGTTATCAAACTCGATCAGTGGAAGAAACCATAAAGCACAAAACTCCCTGCCAACATTTACCCCTCACCCCTCACCTTTTTGTCTATGCCTTACGGTGGAGAACCGCCCCAACTTCTAAAACGACGTTTTACCTACGAGGGACGGAAGTTTGGCTTTGAGTCCGCCCGTCTGCGTCTACCAAACCGGACAGAGGGAGAATGGGAATGTATCCGTCACCCTGGGGGGGCGCTGGCAGTACCCGTCACGGCTAAGGGAAAGTTTGTTCTGGTGCGGCAGTACCGCTTCACCGTACAGGGGCGGCTACTTGAGTTTCCGGCAGGGACGCTGGAACCGAATGAAAGCCCCTTAGCAACCATTCAGCGCGAGATCGAGGAGGAAACAGGATATCGTTCTCACCGCTGGCAAAAATTGGGTGAGTTTTTTGTGGCTCCTGGTTATTCCGATGAGATTATCTATGCCTTCCTGGCACAGGATTTAGAACTGCTGGACAATCCCCCAGAACAGGACAGCGATGAGGATCTGGAACCTGTGCTGATGACTGCGGAAGAAGTTGAAAAAGCCATCCATACCGGGGATTTAGCCGATGCCAAGTCTATCACCGCTTTTTTGCTGGCGCGCCCCTACTTGTAACTTGAAGCCTTCAAGTCAAACCTTTGCAGGGGTTGCTGATTCTGCATATGAAAAAGGTGCTACATGCTTGGGTGCTATATGCCTGAAAGTGCGTTTCGATTCATATTGCTTTTCAGCAACGCCCCTTTGCAGACCTCGGAGGTTTGCAACTTGACTTTAGCCAAGTAGATTAGCCAATTAATAAAGCAGAGGCAAGCCGTTGAATCAAGCGTTCACCATCGGAGTGAAACGTTTCCTGCTGGCTTGCCTTCTGCAAATGGCTAAAGGTGACTTCAAAACCTCCGAGGTCTAAGCTTACATCATCCCCATGCCACCCATGCCGCCCATACCGCCCATGCCGCCCATATCAGGGGCACCGCCAGCGGGTTTCTTCTCAGGCTTTTCAACCACCAGGGCCTCTGTGGTCAGCACCATGCCAGCGATGGAACCTGCATCTTGCAGTGCCGATCGCACCACCTTTGCCGGGTCAATAATTCCAGCGGCGATCAGGTCTTCGTACTGGTTGGTCTGGGCATTGTAGCCAACATTGAATTCGGTGCCGCGCACTTTTTCAACCACCACGGAACCTTCAACTCCGGCATTATCGGCAATTTGCTTGAGGGGAGCATCCAGGGACTTGATGACAATGTCTGCCCCAATTTGCTCTTCTACGTTCAGCGAATTCTTGAACTCTGCCACTTTGGAAGCCAGGTGAATCAGGGTCGTCCCACCACCGGGGACAATCCCTTCTTCGACAGCAGCCTTCGTTGCATTCAAAGCATCTTCAATGCGAAGTTTACGGTCTTTGAGTTCAGTTTCAGTGGCAGCACCGACTTTAATCACCGCAACGCCCCCTGCCAGTTTAGCAATCCGCTCTTGCAGTTTCTCCTTGTCGTATTCAGAATCACTGCGCTCCAGTTCTTTGCGCAGTTGCTCTACCCGCTTGTTGATGTCGCTCTTGTTATCAATATCAGACACAATTGTGGTGGTGTCTTTGGTAATAGTGACCTTGCGGGCTTTACCCAGCATTTCCAGGGAGACGCTGTCCAGGCTCAAGCCAATGTCCTCAGAGATGACCTGTCCGCCAGTCAGAACAGCCATATCTTGTAGCATGGCTTTCCGGCGTTCACCAAAACCAGGCGCTTTGACAGCAACGGCGTTCAGCACACCCCGTAGCCGATTTACCACCAGCGTTGCCAGGGCTTCCCCCTCAATATCTTCGGCAACCACTAGCAGGGGTTGTCCAGCGCGGGCAATTTTTTCCAGTACAGGGATGAGGTCCTGAATTGAGCCAATCTTCTTGTCTGTGAGCAGAATCAGCACATTTTCAAACTCGGCAATCATTCGCTCGGGGTCGGTTACAAAGTAGGGAGAGATATAACCCCGGTCAAACTGCATCCCTTCCACCAGTTCCATTTCAGTGTTGAGGGATTTGGATTCTTCAACCGTGATTACCCCATCCCGGCCAACCTTGTCCATTGCTTCGGCAATCATGGCTCCGACTTCTTCATCATTCCCGGAAGAGACCGTCGCCACCTGGGCGATCGCATTCCCCTCAATCGGTTTTGCCACAGCCTTAATTTCATCCACCAGGCGGGCGATCGCCTTTTCAATCC is from Leptothermofonsia sichuanensis E412 and encodes:
- a CDS encoding ABC transporter permease, with protein sequence MLQTLWSDSLTIFWGDWLDLRVRITQVMASGLVSPLIYIVGFGLGLGSALDRAVTPAAGNSYLEFILPGMVALSSMVISFGGTTFSICGDRIFSKTFEELMLVPVHPLALYLGKMMAGIVRGLLTSGSVILVAILFTGRIWSFVNPLFLLVLVLNCAVFAGLGVIVGLSVQSLESVGIYNNFVIVPMSFLGATFFDPATLPVILKAIVYLLPLTYTSLGLRAAAYLPLAQFPWYSIPILLAIAIVLSAIGAYKFSHQQD
- a CDS encoding NUDIX hydrolase; amino-acid sequence: MPYGGEPPQLLKRRFTYEGRKFGFESARLRLPNRTEGEWECIRHPGGALAVPVTAKGKFVLVRQYRFTVQGRLLEFPAGTLEPNESPLATIQREIEEETGYRSHRWQKLGEFFVAPGYSDEIIYAFLAQDLELLDNPPEQDSDEDLEPVLMTAEEVEKAIHTGDLADAKSITAFLLARPYL
- the groL gene encoding chaperonin GroEL (60 kDa chaperone family; promotes refolding of misfolded polypeptides especially under stressful conditions; forms two stacked rings of heptamers to form a barrel-shaped 14mer; ends can be capped by GroES; misfolded proteins enter the barrel where they are refolded when GroES binds) → MTKIVVFDEESRQALERGVNALADAVRVTLGPKGRNVLLEKKYGAPQIVNDGITIAKEIELEDPLENTGASLIREVASKTKDLAGDGTTTATVLAQAMIREGMKNVAAGSNPVALRRGIEKAIARLVDEIKAVAKPIEGNAIAQVATVSSGNDEEVGAMIAEAMDKVGRDGVITVEESKSLNTEMELVEGMQFDRGYISPYFVTDPERMIAEFENVLILLTDKKIGSIQDLIPVLEKIARAGQPLLVVAEDIEGEALATLVVNRLRGVLNAVAVKAPGFGERRKAMLQDMAVLTGGQVISEDIGLSLDSVSLEMLGKARKVTITKDTTTIVSDIDNKSDINKRVEQLRKELERSDSEYDKEKLQERIAKLAGGVAVIKVGAATETELKDRKLRIEDALNATKAAVEEGIVPGGGTTLIHLASKVAEFKNSLNVEEQIGADIVIKSLDAPLKQIADNAGVEGSVVVEKVRGTEFNVGYNAQTNQYEDLIAAGIIDPAKVVRSALQDAGSIAGMVLTTEALVVEKPEKKPAGGAPDMGGMGGMGGMGGMGMM
- the folK gene encoding 2-amino-4-hydroxy-6-hydroxymethyldihydropteridine diphosphokinase, with the translated sequence MNFQTGEGASGLSHSLENPVPAAIALGSNLGDSLTTLESALEVLGQTPGILLEARSHWYRTKAVGPPQPNYLNGCALLSVILTPQALLQVLLQIEATFGRVRRERNGPRTLDLDLLLFDNWVLETSDLQIPHPRMRERAFVLVPLAEIAPDWVEPVSRKAIAELVQTVDCSEVIKLDQWKKP
- a CDS encoding SRPBCC family protein; translation: MTATLSSPVYSPTLKPLQDNPRLPALLKGEILLTTQSHTDWGAAVNARLYLPVERAIAWEQLTDYPQWVNYFPAITRSDVLHQDDVAGTRTIKRLYQVASKNFFLFTANADIYLKAVETRQQRVQFYLESGSFNDFYADLYLQDHGKGTLLSYFVQATPSIPVPSMFIQQAIQLDLPDNLKNMRRVLCR